A genomic window from Triticum urartu cultivar G1812 chromosome 7, Tu2.1, whole genome shotgun sequence includes:
- the LOC125523221 gene encoding E3 ubiquitin-protein ligase SINA-like 4: MVVHEEGEIMQTEQDPMMELSKCKGGHLACADCRVERPGNQRQCQKCERDGGFDVRNTAVDSVLSSVRVECPHEGCGLYVTYHKLADHQSACPLAPCKCPMPVCGYEGPPPALYHHISTAHPMPVHKIQYGKVLQLQVPLSEPRLLLFAEEDRRTFFLVGGVLDIGMPITVSVVCIRAGVSPLPHYVAKLWANGPPGEPKGTTNAVKVEMEVTSSKDPGDVDVQELTFLTVPPKLLAGAKLVSLHIQIDKLTS, translated from the exons atggttgtgcacgaggagggcgagatcatgcagACCGAACAGGACCCGATGATGGAGCTCTCTAAg TGCAAGGGAGGACACCTGGCCTGCGCGGACTGCCGCGTCGAGCGCCCTGGGAACCAGCGGCAGTGCCAGAAGTGCGAGCGCGACGGTGGCTTCGACGTGCGGAACACGGCGGTGGACTCCGTCCTTTCGtcggtgagggtggagtgcccgcacgaaggctgtgggctctacgtcacttaccacaagctcgccgatcaccagagtgcgtgtccgctcgcgccctgcaaatgccccatgcccgtctgcggctacgaaggcccgccgccggcgctctaccaccacatcagcaccgcgCATCCCATGCCTGTGCACAAGATCCAGTACGGCAAGGTGCTCCAGCTGCAAGTGCCACTGTCGGAGCCACGACTCTTGCTGTTCGCGGAGGAGGACCGCCGCACGTTTTTCTTGGTCGGCGGTGTGCTCGACATCGGCATGCCTATCACCGTGTCGGTCGTCTGCATCAGAGCGGGGGTGTCCCCACTGCCGCACTACGTGGCCAAGCTGTGGGCGAACGGCCCGccgggggagcccaaaggcaCAACCAATGCTgtcaaggtggaaatggaggtgacaagcagcaaggatcccggcgacgtcgacgtgcaggagctgaccttcttgacagttccgcccaagctgctggccggggctaagcttgtgtccctccacattcagattgataagctcacgtcctaa